In Ostrinia nubilalis chromosome 10, ilOstNubi1.1, whole genome shotgun sequence, a single genomic region encodes these proteins:
- the LOC135075669 gene encoding myosin heavy chain, muscle isoform X26: protein MPKPVVQDGEDPDPTPYLFVSLEQKRIDQSKPYDGKKACWVPDEKEGFLQGEIKATKGDLVTVNLPGGEEKTLKKELLSQVNPPKFEKVEDMADLTYLNEAAVLHNLRQRYYAKLIYTYSGLFCVAINPYKRFPVYTFRCAKLYRGKRRSEVPPHIFAISDGAYVNMLTNHENQSMLITGESGAGKTENTKKVIAYFATVGASQKKDPNAEKKGSLEDQVVQTNPVLEAFGNAKTVRNDNSSRFGKFIRIHFGPSGKLAGADIETYLLEKARVISQQALERSYHIFYQMMSGSVPGLKEMCLLSNDIYDYYIVSQGKTTIPNVDDGEECTLTDQAFDILGFTQEEKDNVYKITAAVMHMGCMKFKQRGREEQAEADGTEDGERVAKLLGVDCQDLYKNLLKPRIKVGNEFVTQGRNKDQVTNSVGALCKGIFDRLFKWLVKKCNETLDTKQKRQHFIGVLDIAGFEIFDFNGFEQLCINFTNEKLQQFFNHHMFVLEQEEYQREGIEWTFIDFGMDLQNCIDLIEKPMGILSILEEESMFPKATDLTFVEKLNNNHLGKSAPYLKPKPPKPGCQAAHFAIGHYAGNVGYNITGWLEKNKDPLNDTVVDQFKKGQNALIKEIFADHPGQSGDAGGAAGGKGGRGKKGGGFATVSSAYKEQLNNLMTTLRSTQPHFVRCIIPNELKQPGLIDSHLVMHQLTCNGVLEGIRICRKGFPNRMVYPDFKLRYKILAPQAVDKESDPKKIAQVILDATGLDVESYRLGHTKVFFRAGVLGQMEELRDDRLSKIVSWLQAYIRGYLSRKEYKKLQEQRLALQVVQRNLRKYLQLRTWPWWKLWQKVKPLLNVTRVEDEIAKLEEKAAKAQEAFEKEEKLRKELEVLNAKLLEEKTALLSNLEGEKGSLSETQERAAKLQAQKTDLENQLRDTQDRLTQEEDARNQLFQAKKKLEQEVSGLKKDVEDLELSVQKSEQDKATKDHQIRNLNDEIAHQDELINKLNKEKKMQGESNQKTGEELQAAEDKVNHLNKVKQKLEQTLDELEDSLEREKKLRADVEKQRRKVEGDLKLTQEAVADLERNKKELEQTIQRKDKEISSLTAKLEDEQSLVSKLQKQIKELQARIEELEEEVESERQARAKAEKQRADLARELEELGERLEEAGGATSAQIELNKKREAELSKLRRDLEEANIQHESTLANLRKKHNDAVAEMGEQLDQLNKLKAKAEKERSQYFSEVNDLRAGLDHLSNEKAAQEKIVKQLQHSLNEVQNKADEANRTLNDLDAAKKKLSIENSDLLRQLEEAESQVSQLSKIKVSLTTQLEDTKRLADEEARERATLLGKFRNLEHDLDNIREQVEEEAEGKADLQRQLSKANAEAQLWRSKYESEGVARSEELEEAKRKLQARLAEAEETIESLNQKVVALEKTKQRLATEVEDLQLEVDRATAIANAAEKKQKAFDKIIGEWKLKVDDLAAELDASQKECRNYSTELFRLKGAYEEGQEQLEAVRRENKNLADEVKDLLDQIGEGGRNIHEIEKARKRLEAEKDELQAALEEAESALEQEENKVLRAQLELSQVRQEIDRRIQEKEEEFENTRKNHQRALDSMQASLEAEAKGKAEALRMKKKLEADINELEIALDHANKANAEAQKNIKRYQAQIKDLQTALEEEQRARDDAREQLGISERRANALQNELEESRTLLEQADRARRQAEQELGDAHEQLNELSAQNGSLSAAKRKLESELQTLHSDLDELLNEAKNSEEKAKKAMVDAARLADELRAEQEHAQTQEKLRKALEQQIKELQVRLDEAEANALKGGKKAIQKLEQRVRELENELDGEQRRHADAQKNLRKAERRIKELTFQAEEDRKNHERMQDLVDKLQQKIKTYKRQIEEAEEIAALNLAKFRKAQQELEEAEERADLAEQAISKFRGKGRAGSAARGVSPAPHRSRPALADGFGTFPPRFDLAPEDF, encoded by the exons ATGCCGAAGCCAGTGGTCCAAGATGGAGAGGACCCCGATCCGACCCCATACCTGTTTGTATCTCTAGAACAGAAGCGTATCGACCAGAGCAAGCCTTACGATGGCAAGAAAGCATGCTGGGTGCCGGACGAAAAGGAGGGCTTCCTGCAGGGAGAAATTAAAGCCACCAAGGGCGACCTGGTGACTGTCAACCTACCTGGAGGCGAG GAGAAGACATTAAAAAAGGAACTCCTCTCACAAGTAAACCCGCCGAAATTCGAGAAAGTCGAGGACATGGCTGACTTGACATATCTTAACGAAGCCGCTGTACTGCACAACCTCCGACAACGATATTATGCGAAACTGATCTAC ACGTACTCGGGTCTCTTCTGTGTGGCTATCAACCCTTACAAGAGATTCCCCGTGTACACGTTCCGATGTGCCAAGCTGTACCGAGGCAAGCGTCGTTCGGAAGTACCCCCCCACATTTTCGCCATTTCCGACGGCGCTTACGTCAACATGTTGACCAACCACGAGAATCAATCTATGTTGATTAC CGGTGAGTCTGGTGCCGGAAAGACTGAGAACACGAAGAAGGTAATTGCGTACTTCGCCACCGTGGGTGCTTCCCAGAAGAAGGACCCCAACGCGGAGAAGAAGGGATCCCTGGAAGACCAGGTCGTACAAACTAACCCTGTGCTTGAAGCCTTCGGTAACGCCAAGACTGTGCGTAACGACAACTCCTCCCGTTTC GGTAAATTCATCCGTATCCACTTCGGCCCCTCTGGTAAACTGGCTGGTGCTGACATTGAGACCT ATCTGCTTGAGAAGGCCCGTGTCATCTCCCAACAGGCCCTTGAGCGTTCCTACCACATCTTCTACCAGATGATGTCTGGCTCCGTCCCCGGACTTAAGG AGATGTGTTTGCTGTCAAACGACATCTATGACTATTACATCGTATCGCAAGGAAAAACTACCATCCCCAACGTAGACGATGGCGAGGAATGTACCTTGACCGAC CAAGCCTTCGACATTCTGGGTTTCACCCAGGAAGAGAAGGACAACGTATACAAGATCACCGCCGCTGTCATGCACATGGGTTGCATGAAGTTCAAGCAGAGGGGTCGCGAGGAACAGGCTGAGGCTGACGGTACCGAG GACGGTGAGAGGGTCGCCAAGCTCCTCGGTGTCGACTGCCAGGACTTGTACAAGAACTTGTTGAAGCCCCGCATCAAGGTCGGAAACGAGTTCGTGACCCAGGGTCGTAACAAGGACCAGGTCACCAACTCCGTCGGTGCCCTTTGCAAGGGTATATTCGACAGGCTGTTCAAGTGGCTGGTGAAGAAGTGTAACGAGACCCTAGACACCAAGCAGAAGAGGCAGCACTTCATCGGTGTACTGGATATTGCCGGTTTCGAAATCTTCGAC TTCAACGGTTTTGAGCAACTCTGCATTAACTTCACCAACGAGAAACTTCAGCAGTTCTTTAACCATCATATGTTCGTACTGGAGCAAGAAGAATACCAGCGCGAAGGCATCGAATGGACATTCATTGACTTTGGCATGGACCTTCAAAATTGCATTGACCTTATTGAAAAG CCTATGGGTATCCTCTCCATCCTTGAGGAAGAGTCTATGTTCCCGAAAGCCACCGATCTAACCTTCGTTGAGAAGTTGAACAACAACCACTTGGGCAAGTCTGCTCCTTACCTGAAGCCCAAGCCCCCCAAGCCCGGTTGCCAGGCCGCTCACTTCGCCATTGGTCACTACGCCGGTAAC GTCGGCTACAACATCACTGGATGGCTTGAGAAGAACAAGGACCCCCTTAACGACACCGTCGTCGACCAGTTCAAGAAGGGTCAGAACGCGCTGATCAAGGAGATCTTTGCTGACCACCCTGGTCAGTCTGGTGACGCTGGTGGCGCCGCTGGTGGCAAGG GCGGTCGCGGTAAGAAGGGCGGTGGTTTCGCTACTGTCTCCTCCGCTTACAAG GAACAACTTAACAACTTGATGACAACTCTGAGGTCTACTCAGCCTCACTTCGTGCGTTGTATCATTCCCAACGAGTTGAAACAGCCTG GTCTCATCGACTCTCACCTTGTGATGCACCAGCTGACCTGTAACGGTGTGCTTGAGGGTATCCGTATTTGCCGTAAAGGTTTCCCCAACAGGATGGTCTACCCTGACTTCAAGCTCCG CTACAAGATCCTCGCCCCTCAAGCCGTCGACAAGGAAAGTGACCCTAAGAAAATCGCCCAAGTTATCCTGGACGCTACGGGTTTGGATGTCGAGTCCTACCGTCTCGGTCACACCAAG GTGTTCTTCCGCGCTGGTGTCCTGGGTCAGATGGAGGAGCTGCGTGACGACAGGCTGTCCAAGATCGTATCTTGGCTCCAGGCCTACATCCGTGGTTATCTGTCCCGTAAGGAGTACAAGAAGCTGCAGGAACAGAG ATTGGCTCTCCAAGTTGTCCAGCGCAACTTGCGCAAGTACCTGCAACTCCGCACCTGGCCCTGGTGGAAGTTGTGGCAGAAGGTCAAGCCTCTCCTCAACGTCACCCGTGTCGAGGATGAGATCGCG AAACTGGAGGAGAAGGCAGCGAAGGCCCAGGAGGCTTTCGAGAAGGAGGAGAAACTCCGCAAGGAGCTTGAGGTGCTCAACGCCAAGCTGCTTGAGGAGAAGACCGCTCTGCTGTCCAACCTCGAGGGCGAGAAGGGATCGCTGTCCGAGACCCAGGAGCGTGCCGCCAAGCTCCAGGCGCAGAAGACCGACCTCGAGAACCAACTTAGG GACACCCAGGACCGCCTGACCCAGGAGGAGGATGCCCGCAACCAGCTCTTCCAAGCCAAGAAGAAGTTGGAGCAGGAAGTCTCTGGCCTGAAGAAGGATGTCGAGGACCTCGAACTGTCCGTCCAGAAGTCCGAGCAGGACAAGGCCACCAAGGACCACCAGATCCGCAACTTGAACGACGAGATCGCCCACCAGGACGAGCTCATCAACAAGTTGAACAAGGAGAAGAAGATGCAGGGCGAGTCCAACCAGAAGACCGGCGAGGAGCTCCAGGCCGCCGAAGACAAGGTCAACCACCTCAACAAGGTCAAGCAGAAGCTCGAGCAAACCCTCGACGAGCTCGAGGACTCTCTTGAGCGCGAGAAGAAGCTGCGCGCCGACGTTGAGAAGCAGAGGAGGAAGGTCGAGGGAGACCTCAAGCTCACCCAGGAGGCCGTCGCCGACCTCGAGCGCAACAAGAAGGAACTGGAGCAGACCATCCAGCGCAAGGACAAGGAGATCTCGTCGCTCACCGCCAAGCTGGAGGACGAGCAGTCCCTTGTCAGCAAGCTGCAGAAACAGATCAAGGAACTGCAGGCCCGCATCGAAGAGTTGGAGGAGGAGGTCGAGTCCGAGCGCCAGGCCCGCGCTAAGGCTGAGAAGCAGCGCGCCGACCTCGCCCGCGAGCTCGAGGAGCTGGGTGAGCGCCTTGAGGAAGCCGGCGGTGCCACCTCCGCTCAGATCGAGCTGAACAAGAAGCGCGAGGCTGAGCTGAGCAAGCTGCGCCGCGACCTCGAGGAGGCCAACATCCAGCACGAGTCCACCCTCGCCAACCTCCGCAAGAAGCACAACGATGCCGTCGCCGAGATGGGCGAGCAGCTCGACCAGCTCAACAAGCTCAAGGCCAA GGCTGAGAAAGAGCGTTCTCAATACTTTAGCGAAGTCAATGACCTTCGTGCCGGACTCGACCACTTGTCCAACGAAAAG GCTGCCCAAGAGAAGATCGTCAAGCAGCTCCAGCACTCTCTCAACGAGGTCCAGAACAAGGCTGATGAAGCCAACCGCACCCTCAACGACCTGGACGCCGCCAAGAAGAAGCTGTCCATTGAGAACTCCGACCTCCTCCGCCAACTGGAGGAGGCTGAGTCCCAGGTTTCGCAGCTGTCCAAGATCAAGGTCTCGCTCACCACCCAATTGGAAGACACCAAGAGGTTGGCCGACGAAGAGGCTAGG GAACGCGCTACACTTCTTGGCAAGTTCCGCAACCTCGAACACGACTTGGACAACATCCGCGAACAGGTCGAAGAGGAGGCTGAAGGCAAGGCTGACCTGCAGCGCCAGCTGTCCAAGGCCAACGCCGAGGCCCAGCTGTGGCGCTCCAAGTACGAGTCCGAGGGCGTCGCCCGCTCCGAGGAACTCGAGGAGGCCAAGCGCAAGCTCCAGGCCCGTCTCGCCGAAGCCGAGGAGACCATCGAATCCCTCAACCAGAAGGTCGTTGCCCTCGAGAAGACCAAGCAGCGCCTCGCCACCGAGGTCGAGGACCTGCAGCTCGAGGTCGACCGTGCCACCGCCATCGCCAACGCCGCCGAGAAGAAACAGAAGGCCTTCGACAAGATCATCGGAGAATGGAAGCTCAAGGTCGACGACCTCGCCGCCGAGCTCGACGCCAGCCAGAAGGAATGCCGCAACTACTCCACCGAATTGTTCCGCCTCAAGGGTGCCTACGAGGAAGGCCAGGAGCAGCTCGAGGCCGTCCGCCGCGAGAACAAGAACCTCGCCGACGAAGTCAAGGACTTGCTCGACCAGATCGGCGAAGGTGGCCGCAACATCCACGAGATCGAGAAGGCCAGGAAGCGTCTCGAGGCCGAAAAGGACGAGCTCCAGGCCGCCCTCGAGGAGGCTGAGTCTGCCCTCGAACAGGAGGAGAACAAGGTCCTGCGCGCTCAGCTCGAGCTGTCCCAGGTCAGACAGGAGATCGACAGGCGTATCCAGGAGAAGGAGGAGGAATTCGAGAACACCCGCAAGAACCACCAGCGCGCTCTCGACTCCATGCAGGCTTCCCTCGAAGCCGAGGCTAAGGGCAAGGCTGAGGCCCTGCGCATGAAGAAGAAGCTTGAGGCCGACATCAACGAGCTCGAGATTGCCCTCGACCACGCCAACAAGGCTAACGCTGAGGCCCAGAAGAACATCAAGCGCTACCAGGCCCAGATCAAGGACCTCCAGACCGCCCTCGAGGAGGAACAGCGCGCCCGCGACGACGCCCGCGAACAGCTCGGCATCTCGGAACGCCGCGCCAACGCTCTCCAGAACGAGCTGGAAGAGTCCCGCACACTCCTGGAACAGGCCGACCGTGCCCGCCGCCAGGCCGAACAGGAACTTGGCGACGCTCACGAACAGCTCAACGAACTGTCCGCCCAGAACGGTTCCCTGTCCGCTGCCAAGAGGAAACTCGAGTCCGAGCTGCAGACCCTGCACTCCGACCTCGACGAGCTCCTCAACGAGGCTAAGAACTCCGAGGAGAAGGCCAAGAAGGCGATGGTTGACGCCGCCCGCCTCGCCGACGAGCTCCGCGCTGAGCAGGAGCACGCCCAGACACAGGAGAAACTCCGCAAGGCCCTGGAGCAACAGATCAAGGAACTGCAGGTCAGGCTGGACGAGGCCGAGGCCAACGCGCTCAAGGGAGGCAAGAAGGCCATCCAGAAGCTCGAACAGAGGGTACGAGAGCTCGAGAACGAGCTTGACGGTGAACAGAGGAGACACGCCGACGCACAGAAGAACCTGCGCAAGGCCGAGAGGCGCATCAAGGAGCTCACGTTCCAGGCCGAGGAGGACCGCAAGAACCACGAACGCATGCAGGACCTCGTCGACAAACTGCAACAGAAGATCAAGACCTACAAGAGGCAGATCGAAGAAGCAGAAGAAATCGCCGCCCTCAACTTGGCTAAGTTCCGCAAGGCACAGCAGGAGTTGGAGGAGGCCGAGGAGAGGGCAGACCTCGCCGAACAGGCTATCAGCAAATTCCGTGGCAAGGGACGTGCAGGATCTGCCGCGAGAGGAGTCAGTCCGGCG CCCCATCGCTCGCGCCCTGCCCTGGCTGATGGCTTCGGCACCTTCCCACCTAGGTTCGACCTGGCGCCCGAGGATTTCTAA